GCGGCGATCTCGTTCAGGCCGACGAGCCGGCGCAGCACCTCGTCCGACAGCAGGTCCGGGTTGAGGGACTTGCCCTGGGCGGCGCGCGAGTCCGCCGGGATGCCCTTCAGGTACTTGGCGGTCAGCATCCCCTGCGCGAGCGGCGCGAAGGAGATGCACCCCATCCCGGCGTCCTCCAGGGTGTCCAGCAGCCCGCCCTCCTCCGTCCAGCGGTTGATCATGGAGTACGAGGGCTGGTGGATGAGGGGGCGCACGCCCATGCCGCGCAGGATCTGCACGGCCTCCGCCGTCTGCTCCGCCGTGTACGAAGAGACGCCCACGTACAGCGCCTTGCCCTGCTGGACCGCGGACGCGAGGGCGCCCATGGTCTCCTCCAGCGGGGTCTCCGGGTCGAAGCGGTGCGAGTAGAAAATGTCGACGTAGTCCACGCCCATCCGCTTCAGCGAGGCGTCGAGCGAGCTGAGCAGGTACTTCCGGCTGCCCCACTCGCCGTACGGCCCGGGGTGCATCAGGTACCCGGCCTTGGTCGAGAGGATCAGCTCGTCGCGGTAGGCCGCGAAGTCCTGCGCGAAGACCTTGCCGAAGTTCAGCTCGGCCGAGCCGGGCGGCGGCCCGTAGTTGTTCGCCAGGTCGAAGTGGGTGACGCCGAGGTCGAAGGCGCGGCGCAGAATCGCCCGCTGGGAATCCAGGGACTTGTCGTCGCCGAAGTTGTGCCAGAGGCCGAGGGAGATCGCGGGGAGCTTGAGGCCGCTGTGGCCGGTGCGCCGGTACTCCATGGAGTCGTAGCGCGAGGGCTCTGCCCGATAGGGATTGGTATCAGTCACGTTGTCCTCCCTATCACGGACTTGTGACAGACCGAGTTGGGTACCCCATCCCACCGCGCAGTAATGTGGCCGCCTCGGGGGAGACCGCAATCGGCACGGGGGCATTGCACGGAGGGGCTGGAAGATCGTGAAGCTGCGCGACCTGGTGTACAGGCTCTACGCACGCCGGGTGGAAGGCCGCCTCGACCATGACGCGGCGCCCAAGCACATCGGCGTCATCCTGGACGGCAACCGTCGTTGGGCGAAGGCGTCCGGAGGTACGACGGAGCAGGGCCACCAGGCCGGAGCCGACAAGATCTCCGAGATGCTCGGCTGGTGCACCGAGACGGACGTCGAGGTCGTCACCCTGTGGATGCTGTCCACCGACAACCTGGACCGGCCCGAGGTCGAGCTGCGCCCGCTGCTCAACATCATCGAGAACACCGTGCGGGGCCTCGCCGCGGACGGCCGCTGGCGCGTCCACCACGTCGGCAACCTCGACATCCTGCCCGCCGGGACGCAGACGGTGCTCAAGGAGGCCGAGCAGGCCACCCACGACGTCGACGGGATACTCGTCAACGTCGCCGTCGGCTACGGCGGCCGGCAGGAGATCGCGGACGCGGTCCGCTCGCTGCTCCTGGAGCACGCGCAGAAGGGCACCTCGTTCGAGGAGCTCGCCGAGATCCTCGACATCGACCACATCGCCGAGCACCTCTACACGCGCGGCCAGCCCGACCCGGACCTCGTGATCCGCACCAGCGGCGAGCAGCGGCTGTCCGGATTCATGCTGTGGCAGAGCGCGCACTCCGAGTACTACTTCTGCGAAGTCTTCTGGCCGGCCTTCCGCAAGGTCGACTTCCTGCGGGCCCTGCGCGACTACGCGGCCCGCCACCGGCGCTACGGCACCTGACTCCCGTAGCTCGCCGCGGGCAGTCGCAGGTCCCCCTCGGCCCCCTCCCGGAACCCTTCACCAGGGATTCACCGAGCGTCCGTCATATGCCATGGCATGGCCTGGCCTGATCGGGGAATATCCCTTTCAGGTCGATGCCCGATCCACGGGTGTCGAGTCTCAGCGGACGGCATGGGGTCGTCCGCCCGGGAGGCCCTTTGCACCAGGACGCACGTGCGGTTCGCACGGACGA
Above is a genomic segment from Streptomyces sp. NBC_01233 containing:
- the mgrA gene encoding L-glyceraldehyde 3-phosphate reductase, translated to MTDTNPYRAEPSRYDSMEYRRTGHSGLKLPAISLGLWHNFGDDKSLDSQRAILRRAFDLGVTHFDLANNYGPPPGSAELNFGKVFAQDFAAYRDELILSTKAGYLMHPGPYGEWGSRKYLLSSLDASLKRMGVDYVDIFYSHRFDPETPLEETMGALASAVQQGKALYVGVSSYTAEQTAEAVQILRGMGVRPLIHQPSYSMINRWTEEGGLLDTLEDAGMGCISFAPLAQGMLTAKYLKGIPADSRAAQGKSLNPDLLSDEVLRRLVGLNEIAARRGQSLAQLALKWVLRDDRMTSALIGASSVKQLEENVAALASAPLSEAELKEIDSFAVSTPGTNIWAQRG
- a CDS encoding isoprenyl transferase; translation: MKLRDLVYRLYARRVEGRLDHDAAPKHIGVILDGNRRWAKASGGTTEQGHQAGADKISEMLGWCTETDVEVVTLWMLSTDNLDRPEVELRPLLNIIENTVRGLAADGRWRVHHVGNLDILPAGTQTVLKEAEQATHDVDGILVNVAVGYGGRQEIADAVRSLLLEHAQKGTSFEELAEILDIDHIAEHLYTRGQPDPDLVIRTSGEQRLSGFMLWQSAHSEYYFCEVFWPAFRKVDFLRALRDYAARHRRYGT